A genomic region of Papaver somniferum cultivar HN1 chromosome 7, ASM357369v1, whole genome shotgun sequence contains the following coding sequences:
- the LOC113295442 gene encoding uncharacterized protein LOC113295442, protein MTYFPGQNPSNSDDNHPVVPPETPEYSQDKSLLPSLSVIELQKLRDEAQSEIDRRVQEKLHQREEEAARIRKERRIEALYTAWLPKFLEWKNRKDEEKVERHAKAPRYGSATKSYSEASDGFEYAVEEVNTSDLDSDAAEDKRKMDAYHDGRLKRRFDYELSNPKIFARTMSEGEPSKVRVSRRIAMVDDEETESDEDGEDEDIDEASSSSGTSPAASSDSDDGERYEDEGWDIDEDDWW, encoded by the coding sequence ATGACATATTTTCCTGGCCAAAATCCATCAAACTCCGATGATAATCACCCCGTTGTTCCACCAGAAACGCCTGAATATTCCCAAGACAAATCACTTCTCCCTTCTTTGAGTGTGATTGAGTTGCAGAAATTGAGAGATGAAGCACAATCAGAGATTGATCGTCGTGTTCAAGAGAAATTACatcaaagagaagaagaagctgCTCGTATCCGAAAAGAGCGAAGAATCGAGGCTCTCTACACTGCATGGCTACCCAAATTCTTAGAATGGAAAAATAGAAAAGATGAGGAAAAGGTAGAGAGGCATGCCAAAGCCCCAAGATATGGAAGTGCGACAAAGAGTTATTCCGAGGCTTCTGATGGATTTGAATATGCTGTGGAGGAAGTGAACACCAGTGACCTTGATTCTGATGCTGCAGAGGATAAACGCAAGATGGATGCTTATCATGATGGGAGACTGAAGAGACGATTCGATTATGAACTTTCCAATCCCAAAATCTTTGCACGCACCATGAGTGAAGGTGAACCAAGCAAGGTAAGGGTAAGCAGACGAATTGCCATGGTAGATGATGAGGAAACTGAGAGTGACGAGGATGGAGAAGATGAGGACATTGATGAAGCATCGTCATCCAGTGGAACATCACCAGCTGCTTCATCTGACAGTGATGATGGTGAACGTTATGAAGATGAAGGATGGGATATTGACGAAGATGATTGGTGGTAA